From the genome of Nitrosomonas sp., one region includes:
- a CDS encoding cytochrome c, whose product MKQKTMINLLLASSMLLVFSGIAQAGDAAAGKEKNSMCIGCHGIDGYRTAFPSAYNVPKIGGQYEEYLVKSLEGYRDGTRSHPSMTGLAKSLSDQDIKDLAAFYANN is encoded by the coding sequence ATGAAACAAAAAACAATGATTAATTTATTACTTGCCTCGAGCATGCTATTGGTATTTTCAGGTATAGCTCAAGCTGGCGACGCGGCGGCCGGGAAAGAAAAGAATTCTATGTGCATAGGGTGCCATGGAATTGATGGTTATCGTACCGCTTTTCCTTCAGCGTATAACGTACCTAAAATCGGTGGTCAATATGAAGAATATCTGGTCAAATCACTCGAAGGCTACAGAGATGGCACACGCAGTCACCCTTCTATGACGGGACTTGCAAAATCTCTTTCAGACCAGGATATCAAGGATTTAGCAGCTTTCTATGCAAATAATTAA
- a CDS encoding cytochrome c has product MKKYFIAALSSAALVLSGQVVAADIEAGKSKAAEACASCHGADGNSPAPNFPHIGGQYRTYLEKALKDYKSGSRTDPVMNGMAAALTKEDIENLAFYYSSLSGKLNSNR; this is encoded by the coding sequence ATGAAGAAATATTTTATTGCCGCGCTCAGCAGCGCCGCTCTTGTTTTATCGGGTCAGGTTGTTGCAGCTGATATTGAAGCAGGTAAAAGCAAAGCTGCAGAGGCATGTGCGTCGTGCCATGGTGCTGACGGAAACAGTCCAGCACCCAATTTTCCACATATCGGTGGTCAGTACAGAACATATTTAGAGAAAGCACTGAAAGATTACAAATCTGGCAGCCGCACTGACCCTGTCATGAATGGCATGGCAGCAGCATTGACTAAAGAAGATATCGAAAACCTCGCATTCTATTATTCAAGCCTGTCTGGCAAACTAAACTCGAACAGATAA
- a CDS encoding DUF2165 domain-containing protein, with the protein MYIRLSKVALVWATAFFATLAALSNVTDYNSNYVLVAHVLKMDTTFPDNNGMWRSIEASWTHHLVFCLIIFIEAVVAILCWIGGYCLFKSRYDYAQFNHSKKLAVSGLTLGILLWFTGFMTIGGEWFLMWQSQVANGQQAAFRLVVILSVVLIYLIQPDEKINS; encoded by the coding sequence ATGTATATAAGACTTTCTAAAGTCGCTTTGGTCTGGGCTACCGCCTTTTTTGCGACATTGGCTGCCTTAAGTAACGTGACGGACTACAATTCAAATTATGTACTTGTCGCGCATGTGCTTAAGATGGATACAACCTTCCCTGATAACAACGGCATGTGGCGTTCAATAGAAGCATCGTGGACTCATCATCTGGTTTTTTGCTTGATCATTTTTATCGAAGCAGTCGTGGCCATACTTTGTTGGATCGGTGGTTATTGTTTATTCAAGTCCAGATATGATTATGCGCAGTTCAACCACTCAAAAAAACTTGCTGTTTCTGGCCTAACCCTGGGCATTTTGTTATGGTTCACCGGATTTATGACAATTGGCGGGGAATGGTTTCTAATGTGGCAATCACAAGTCGCGAATGGTCAACAAGCGGCTTTCCGTCTCGTTGTTATTTTGTCTGTTGTCTTGATTTATCTAATACAACCCGATGAAAAAATAAATTCCTAA
- a CDS encoding TIM44-like domain-containing protein — translation MKKLLTFLTLAFFTISLIAVDAEARRMGGGKSFGKQRQSLNQQSTPNQQQAPTPAQTPASPAGGGSKWGGALAGLAAGGLLAALFMGGAFEGINMMDIVMLILIVGVIFFIIRLMRRPRAEQSAQPMQYSGVNTTTQGGAASQSFGQTAQPSSMGSGESHHANIPPDFKVEPFLRNAKMSFIRLQAANDVGDVNDIREYTTPEMFAEISMQIQERGDVQQKSEVMFVDANLLDVETNDDSAIASVRFTGQMRELPDGEPEAFDEVWHVEKDLKDPDSVWLLAGIQQVSDTDLSD, via the coding sequence ATGAAAAAATTGCTTACCTTCCTGACTTTGGCTTTCTTCACGATAAGTTTAATTGCCGTTGATGCGGAAGCCAGGCGTATGGGTGGCGGTAAAAGTTTTGGGAAGCAGCGTCAGTCATTGAACCAGCAATCAACACCCAATCAGCAACAGGCACCAACTCCGGCTCAAACGCCTGCTTCTCCCGCCGGTGGCGGCAGTAAGTGGGGCGGCGCATTGGCGGGGCTGGCTGCCGGTGGTTTATTAGCCGCATTGTTTATGGGGGGCGCCTTTGAAGGCATCAATATGATGGACATTGTTATGTTGATTCTGATTGTCGGCGTGATTTTTTTCATCATACGCCTAATGCGAAGACCGCGTGCTGAACAATCAGCGCAACCCATGCAATATTCAGGAGTCAATACAACCACTCAGGGTGGAGCTGCATCCCAATCTTTTGGTCAAACTGCGCAACCCTCTTCAATGGGTTCCGGAGAAAGTCATCACGCAAATATACCGCCAGACTTTAAAGTAGAACCATTTTTGCGTAATGCCAAAATGTCATTTATTCGCTTGCAGGCAGCAAATGATGTTGGTGATGTCAATGATATTCGTGAATATACGACTCCCGAAATGTTTGCTGAGATTAGCATGCAGATACAAGAACGGGGTGACGTGCAGCAGAAATCTGAAGTCATGTTTGTTGATGCGAATCTGCTCGATGTTGAAACTAATGATGACTCGGCGATTGCAAGTGTTCGCTTTACAGGACAAATGCGCGAATTACCGGATGGTGAGCCAGAAGCGTTTGATGAAGTCTGGCATGTTGAAAAAGATCTGAAAGATCCCGATTCTGTATGGTTATTAGCGGGTATTCAGCAGGTTTCTGATACTGACTTGTCTGACTGA